One genomic segment of Bradyrhizobium diazoefficiens includes these proteins:
- a CDS encoding tripartite tricarboxylate transporter substrate-binding protein — protein sequence MARKLLPFVEKRLGGNARFVVLNKPGAGGEIAFAAIARAAPDAYSMGVVNVPGYNFLPMTRKTQYTMDEIRLVARVVDDPSVIVVRSDSPFTTLASVLDALRKKPGSVTFGHNGAGTNGHLAIRMLAKAAGVEPNEISYRGTAAQRTDVLGSHLDIGMVSLS from the coding sequence ATGGCCCGCAAGCTGCTTCCCTTCGTCGAGAAGCGGCTCGGCGGGAATGCGCGGTTTGTCGTCCTCAACAAGCCCGGTGCCGGCGGCGAGATCGCGTTCGCCGCGATCGCGCGCGCCGCTCCCGATGCGTACTCGATGGGCGTGGTCAACGTGCCCGGCTACAACTTTCTGCCGATGACGCGGAAGACCCAATACACCATGGACGAGATCCGCCTAGTCGCCCGCGTGGTCGACGATCCCAGCGTGATCGTCGTTCGCAGCGACAGCCCGTTCACGACTCTCGCGAGCGTGCTCGATGCGCTGCGCAAGAAGCCGGGTTCGGTCACGTTTGGCCATAACGGCGCGGGCACCAACGGCCATCTGGCCATCCGCATGCTCGCGAAGGCCGCAGGCGTCGAGCCGAACGAGATTTCCTACCGCGGAACTGCGGCACAGAGGACCGACGTCCTTGGCAGCCATCTCGATATCGGAATGGTCAGCCTGAGCTGA
- a CDS encoding recombinase family protein, whose translation MGNELVVRKSSLPAAQKVCRAAQYVRMSTERQQYSIQNQAAVIAAYAHAHNLTLVRTYRDEGESGLLIKNRAGLIQLLEDVQAGEADFAHVLVYDVSRWGRFQDVDESAHYEFLCKRAGIRVAYCAEQFDNDGSMLASIVKNIKRVMAAEYSRELSAKVYAGQCRFARLGYKPCGKVGYGLVRELVDEKEQSKGALKKGERKYLATDHIRVRPGPPKEVAAVRWIFSRFLEVKCETVVAWELNKRKVPTRTGKPWTRVMVGAILRDESYIGNLVFNRRSWKLRQIRSYNPPEQWIRAENCLEPIIERAVFTRVSKFIQERRVDLTEDEMLVRLRRTLHKEGRLSISIIDRTPGLPCVATCQTHFGSMRNLYRLLGYTPKRNYEFLELRPLWSGQKVELAAGIGAAVRKAGCRTSTGGWTDSLRVNGTTCVSVRAARWTPGKEETHSPHWTIQCDAHVPAGWIAAIRLSEHNEAVLDYVLLPTDGRVKRTIRFSEAARERRSIVSFKTPDALVRAITRRLTKKNRASRAMPAPMSKLPKVAQPKAKNGPARH comes from the coding sequence ATGGGCAACGAACTCGTCGTTCGAAAGTCCAGCCTTCCAGCGGCTCAAAAAGTGTGTAGAGCCGCCCAGTACGTTCGTATGTCTACCGAACGGCAGCAGTATTCGATCCAGAACCAAGCTGCGGTGATCGCCGCTTATGCGCACGCGCACAATCTGACGCTTGTTCGAACCTACAGAGACGAGGGCGAGAGTGGTCTCCTGATCAAGAATCGAGCCGGTCTCATTCAACTTCTAGAAGACGTACAAGCGGGAGAGGCCGATTTTGCTCATGTCCTGGTTTATGACGTGAGCCGCTGGGGCCGCTTTCAGGATGTGGACGAAAGTGCGCACTACGAGTTTCTCTGCAAACGAGCCGGCATCAGAGTGGCCTACTGTGCTGAGCAATTCGACAACGACGGGAGCATGCTCGCCAGCATCGTCAAGAACATCAAACGAGTCATGGCGGCCGAGTACAGCCGGGAGCTTTCGGCCAAGGTCTATGCCGGTCAATGTCGGTTCGCTCGGCTCGGCTACAAACCTTGCGGCAAGGTTGGCTATGGTCTGGTTCGGGAGCTTGTTGACGAGAAAGAGCAATCGAAGGGCGCGCTGAAGAAAGGAGAGCGCAAGTATCTTGCAACTGATCACATCCGAGTGCGCCCCGGTCCCCCGAAGGAGGTGGCTGCTGTCAGATGGATATTTAGTCGGTTCTTGGAAGTGAAGTGTGAGACGGTAGTAGCTTGGGAGCTGAACAAGCGGAAGGTGCCAACTCGCACGGGGAAGCCGTGGACACGCGTGATGGTCGGCGCGATCCTCAGAGACGAGAGTTACATCGGCAATCTCGTTTTCAACCGCCGCTCATGGAAGCTGCGTCAAATCCGCTCGTACAATCCTCCTGAACAGTGGATCAGGGCTGAAAACTGCCTTGAGCCGATAATCGAGCGCGCTGTCTTCACAAGAGTTTCTAAGTTCATCCAAGAGCGGCGCGTCGATCTGACCGAGGATGAGATGCTTGTGCGGTTACGCCGAACCCTGCACAAGGAGGGGCGGTTAAGCATCAGCATTATCGACCGTACGCCGGGCCTACCCTGTGTGGCGACTTGTCAGACCCATTTCGGCAGCATGCGGAATCTCTATCGCTTGCTCGGCTACACGCCCAAGCGGAACTATGAATTTCTGGAATTGCGGCCTCTCTGGTCGGGGCAAAAAGTAGAACTCGCGGCTGGGATTGGCGCGGCCGTGCGAAAGGCGGGCTGTCGTACGAGTACGGGAGGCTGGACAGATTCGTTGCGTGTGAATGGTACCACTTGTGTTTCGGTTAGGGCGGCTCGCTGGACTCCGGGAAAGGAGGAAACTCATTCGCCGCATTGGACCATTCAATGCGACGCGCACGTGCCTGCTGGGTGGATTGCTGCCATCAGGCTATCTGAGCATAATGAGGCTGTACTGGACTATGTGTTGTTGCCGACAGATGGCAGAGTGAAGCGAACCATCAGATTCTCGGAGGCGGCCCGCGAACGTCGCTCAATTGTCTCATTCAAAACACCCGACGCTCTCGTGCGCGCAATCACCCGGAGGCTAACCAAGAAAAACCGTGCTTCCCGAGCCATGCCAGCCCCGATGAGCAAGCTACCGAAAGTAGCCCAGCCCAAAGCCAAGAACGGCCCCGCGCGGCACTGA
- a CDS encoding DNA-directed RNA polymerase subunit alpha C-terminal domain-containing protein: MMNDNSISKPASAAQLAAEKMFRQAEPEVSEYIKAQQAFGANRERLRDERLAREAVAPTHLAPTPELPDDTPLANVRLPSRVQNALWAAGFKTVGEVRDATDKTLVSLQDLGKKSVSELRDTLGLPSTEGVRPCR; this comes from the coding sequence ATGATGAACGACAACTCTATTTCCAAGCCGGCCAGCGCCGCTCAACTAGCGGCAGAAAAGATGTTTCGCCAAGCTGAACCCGAGGTTTCAGAATACATAAAGGCGCAGCAAGCGTTCGGCGCTAATCGGGAGCGGCTCCGGGACGAGCGGCTTGCCCGTGAGGCGGTGGCTCCCACCCATTTGGCCCCAACTCCCGAATTGCCCGACGACACGCCTCTTGCAAACGTGCGTCTGCCATCGCGTGTACAAAACGCGCTTTGGGCCGCCGGCTTCAAAACGGTCGGGGAGGTCCGCGATGCGACTGACAAAACGCTAGTGAGCTTGCAAGATCTCGGTAAGAAGTCAGTATCGGAGCTGCGCGACACCCTCGGCCTGCCTTCGACAGAAGGAGTGAGACCCTGCCGATAG
- a CDS encoding SCO family protein — translation MTKLAACVFVVAASVIGAAMAIAEPQPSAAEMMDDLMYARGPIGGTFSLSDQHGKIRSDTEFRGKLMIIYFGYTFCPDVCPTDLMAITQALDALGSKAESIQPIFITIDPERDTDVLADYLEAFHPSFIGLTGSSKTIKELANSYKAYYGKMEDNRSGEYSIDHSGVIYLMGRNGEYLGFMPPQTGPDRLIEILRKYLD, via the coding sequence ATGACCAAGCTGGCGGCGTGCGTGTTTGTTGTGGCAGCGTCGGTTATTGGCGCTGCGATGGCGATCGCCGAGCCGCAACCCTCGGCCGCGGAGATGATGGACGATCTGATGTACGCCCGGGGGCCAATCGGTGGAACGTTCAGCCTATCTGACCAGCACGGAAAGATACGCAGCGACACCGAGTTTCGTGGCAAGCTGATGATCATCTATTTTGGATACACCTTCTGCCCTGACGTCTGCCCGACCGACCTAATGGCAATCACGCAGGCGCTGGACGCGCTCGGTTCCAAAGCCGAAAGCATTCAACCGATCTTCATTACGATCGACCCCGAACGTGACACGGACGTGCTTGCGGACTACCTTGAAGCGTTTCACCCCAGCTTCATCGGGCTGACTGGATCTTCCAAAACAATCAAGGAACTCGCCAATTCCTACAAGGCGTACTACGGGAAGATGGAAGACAATCGGAGCGGCGAGTATTCCATCGATCACTCGGGTGTCATTTATTTGATGGGACGGAACGGCGAATACCTCGGCTTCATGCCGCCGCAGACGGGGCCGGATCGGCTCATCGAAATCCTTCGCAAGTATCTCGATTGA
- a CDS encoding MBL fold metallo-hydrolase produces MINFSRRDALKFSAGLTLTAATGSFSCWEVAKAGSIEIPTVDKLTVRVLVDSASDIFFKPQDVSGVRTEPGRSTDPKRPLHSEWGLSLYLEPQRGNERKTFLLDFGWTPEAINGNMELLRLDPSKIDALIMSHGHFDHWGGLLGFLERHRKDLPVDLTMYAGGEDNFCPRYVKMGAGGDLADFGTLDRRDIVKQNVKVVLCEAPVVIGGQAFTTGKITRSSIEKVLPNSLVGFQIKDGAGCNASHYLPAEMEGKVVPDEHIHEHATCFNLRDKGLIVISSCGHVGIVNSVRQAMAVSGIDKVHAIMGGFHLGPAPADYLTKVVAEIANLNPDVVIPMHCSGLNFIQEAQRQMPGKVLTTTTGTRITFGI; encoded by the coding sequence GCAGCTTTTCCTGTTGGGAGGTGGCCAAGGCGGGCTCGATCGAGATCCCAACGGTCGACAAGCTCACCGTCAGGGTTCTCGTCGACAGCGCGAGCGACATCTTCTTTAAGCCGCAAGATGTGAGCGGGGTGAGGACCGAGCCCGGCCGATCGACCGATCCGAAGCGGCCATTGCATAGCGAATGGGGGTTGTCGCTGTACCTGGAGCCGCAGCGCGGCAATGAGAGGAAAACTTTCCTTCTCGATTTCGGTTGGACACCCGAAGCGATCAACGGCAACATGGAGCTTCTCAGGCTCGATCCTTCTAAAATCGACGCGCTGATCATGAGCCACGGCCACTTTGACCATTGGGGCGGCCTGCTCGGCTTCCTGGAGCGGCACCGCAAGGATCTACCGGTTGACCTCACAATGTATGCCGGCGGCGAGGACAATTTTTGCCCGCGCTACGTTAAGATGGGTGCCGGAGGCGACCTCGCCGACTTTGGCACTCTCGACCGCCGGGACATTGTCAAACAAAACGTGAAGGTTGTGCTGTGCGAAGCTCCAGTCGTGATCGGAGGTCAGGCCTTCACCACCGGCAAGATTACCCGCAGCAGCATCGAGAAAGTGCTTCCGAACAGCTTGGTGGGATTTCAGATCAAGGACGGTGCCGGCTGCAATGCCAGCCACTATTTGCCGGCAGAGATGGAAGGCAAGGTCGTGCCCGACGAACATATCCATGAGCACGCGACCTGCTTCAATCTGAGAGACAAGGGCCTAATCGTCATCTCTTCCTGCGGCCATGTCGGCATCGTCAATTCGGTGCGCCAGGCGATGGCAGTGTCCGGTATTGACAAGGTTCATGCCATCATGGGCGGCTTCCATCTCGGGCCGGCACCGGCTGACTATCTCACGAAGGTTGTCGCTGAGATCGCCAACCTTAATCCTGACGTGGTGATCCCGATGCACTGTAGCGGGCTGAACTTCATCCAGGAAGCGCAGCGCCAGATGCCGGGCAAAGTGCTCACTACAACGACGGGCACACGGATAACGTTCGGTATCTGA